A section of the Gemmatimonadales bacterium genome encodes:
- a CDS encoding HU family DNA-binding protein — protein sequence MNKSDLVNALAAKTKMSKADAGRTVEALFASNGVLASELKKGAKVQITGFGNFETRKRNARKGRNPRTGKEITIKASIAPVFRAGKGLKDAVRKSR from the coding sequence GTGAACAAGTCCGATCTCGTGAATGCGCTGGCGGCCAAGACCAAGATGTCGAAGGCGGATGCCGGCCGGACCGTCGAGGCGCTATTCGCGTCCAACGGCGTGCTCGCCTCCGAGCTCAAGAAGGGCGCCAAGGTCCAGATCACAGGCTTCGGCAACTTCGAGACGCGCAAGCGCAACGCCCGCAAGGGACGCAATCCGCGTACCGGCAAGGAGATCACGATCAAGGCTTCGATCGCTCCCGTGTTCCGCGCCGGCAAGGGCCTGAAGGACGCGGTGAGGAAGTCCAGGTAA
- a CDS encoding DbpA RNA binding domain-containing protein, with protein sequence MDAAPVISRGHNVAAFVPPVTEAALPYVLQIDDRRTIVITADADRAVAFANALESGLVALGKSHLAISGLARAERRLAAGEPDVLLAGAADAVVLLRRSLLKPAAFGAIVVAWPEQLDEEGAAALEALLAECDRDAQRIIVSGEPGSALDQLIERYAFKALTFGLPPAASAGGWTPPPPVGPARYVVARASQFADIRRRVLDALAPETDESVVISTCPESRAAAAALSETAPPGHPPVLVVEPQQLSWLRSLFSPLSPISIPTALDALERRAEALRDRVARTIETEDLDRELFLIGPLLERFDPAVVAAAALRLAGDPAQPARPARPAAAGRADSGSADAGAGGEAGSTPSWSKIWVGIGKKDNVRPGDLVGAMTNQAKVPADAIGKIDVRDLFCLVEIKAAYAAKAAADLTGVTVKGRRLIARIDRGPGAPRPPRRA encoded by the coding sequence GTGGACGCAGCGCCGGTCATTTCGCGTGGCCACAACGTGGCCGCATTCGTTCCGCCAGTTACGGAGGCTGCCCTTCCTTACGTCCTCCAGATCGACGACCGTCGCACCATCGTCATCACCGCCGACGCCGACCGCGCCGTCGCGTTCGCGAACGCGCTCGAATCCGGCCTCGTTGCCTTGGGAAAGAGCCACCTCGCGATCTCCGGCCTCGCGCGCGCCGAGCGCCGCCTCGCGGCGGGCGAGCCGGATGTCCTGTTGGCCGGCGCGGCCGACGCCGTCGTCCTGCTCCGGCGGTCCCTCCTCAAGCCGGCCGCCTTCGGCGCCATCGTGGTCGCGTGGCCCGAGCAGCTGGACGAAGAGGGCGCCGCCGCCCTCGAGGCGCTGCTCGCCGAGTGCGACCGGGATGCTCAACGGATCATCGTTTCCGGGGAGCCGGGGTCCGCGCTGGACCAGCTGATCGAGCGCTACGCATTCAAGGCGCTGACTTTCGGGCTTCCTCCCGCGGCCTCAGCCGGTGGATGGACTCCGCCACCACCCGTGGGGCCGGCCCGATACGTCGTGGCGCGCGCCTCACAGTTCGCCGATATCCGCCGCCGGGTACTCGACGCGCTGGCGCCGGAGACCGACGAATCCGTCGTCATCTCGACGTGCCCGGAGAGCCGCGCCGCCGCCGCCGCATTGAGCGAGACCGCTCCGCCCGGCCATCCGCCGGTGCTGGTGGTGGAGCCGCAGCAACTCTCCTGGCTGCGCTCGTTGTTCTCGCCCCTCTCACCTATCTCCATACCCACCGCCCTCGACGCTCTCGAGCGGCGCGCCGAAGCCTTGCGTGACCGGGTGGCGCGTACGATCGAGACCGAAGACCTGGACCGGGAGCTCTTCCTGATCGGCCCGCTGCTCGAGCGGTTCGATCCGGCGGTCGTGGCTGCCGCGGCGCTCCGGCTCGCCGGCGATCCGGCCCAGCCGGCCCGGCCGGCCCGGCCCGCCGCCGCCGGAAGGGCCGATAGCGGCTCGGCCGACGCCGGTGCGGGGGGTGAGGCCGGGAGTACGCCGTCGTGGTCCAAGATCTGGGTGGGGATCGGCAAGAAGGACAACGTGCGGCCGGGCGACCTGGTCGGGGCCATGACGAACCAGGCGAAGGTGCCGGCCGACGCGATCGGCAAGATCGACGTCCGCGACCTCTTCTGTCTGGTGGAGATCAAGGCCGCCTACGCCGCCAAGGCGGCGGCCGACCTGACCGGCGTCACCGTCAAGGGACGACGGCTGATCGCCCGGATCGACCGCGGCCCGGGCGCCCCGCGCCCCCCTCGAAGGGCCTGA